A genomic window from Daphnia carinata strain CSIRO-1 chromosome 9, CSIRO_AGI_Dcar_HiC_V3, whole genome shotgun sequence includes:
- the LOC130689001 gene encoding uncharacterized protein LOC130689001 — protein sequence MNSYAPMPYASAPYSPPPSYAPPSYAPPSYAPAPAYASPIPLTPLVIPDDADALGGGGGGGGFSITKFFALPLIVVLPILLPFLVILFFGPKFGKGNRRRREAEKNKQISSSNSALPSMSIAQVDRLTDVVFAAINSQECIQRLLCEAGTLSRSFAESEALTKAVKEFIPESIKDVYDVFAKAEKCEQYKCGSL from the coding sequence ATGAATTCATACGCACCTATGCCTTACGCCAGCGCACCTTACTCGCCTCCACCATCGTATGCTCCGCCATCTTACGCACCTCCATCTTATGCTCCAGCTCCGGCTTACGCGTCTCCTATTCCATTGACACCGTTGGTCATCCCCGACGATGCTGACGCtcttggtggtggtggtggcggcggTGGTTTTAGCATCACCAAGTTCTTTGCCCTGCCACTGATCGTCGTACTCCCAATTTTACTTCCTTTCCTTgtaatccttttttttgggcCGAAATTTGGCAAAGGTAACCGCAGGCGTCGTGAAGCAGAGAAGAACAAGCAAATCTCATCTTCTAATTCGGCCCTTCCATCAATGAGCATCGCCCAAGTCGATCGATTGACCGACGTCGTCTTTGCTGCCATCAATTCGCAAGAGTGTATCCAACGTCTTCTGTGCGAAGCTGGCACACTGTCGCGATCTTTCGCTGAATCAGAAGCGCTAACGAAGGCTGTCAAAGAATTCATTCCTGAATCTATCAAAGATGTATACGACGTGTTCGCTAAAGCTGAGAAATGCGAGCAGTACAAATGCGGATCTCTCTGA